In the Kribbella sp. NBC_00482 genome, one interval contains:
- a CDS encoding nuclear transport factor 2 family protein — translation MPDLHAVIDRMGSGWLGDVAAMDDLLADQVVMEVPFAPGGPRKWVGRDEWLAFAVPARAGFPMRFDRFTKLAVHETADPEVAVVEYELAGEIVTTGERGSARFIGVLRVRDGRIAGWREYQDTYAIQHALG, via the coding sequence ATGCCGGATCTGCACGCTGTGATCGATCGGATGGGTTCGGGCTGGCTGGGTGATGTGGCCGCGATGGACGATCTGCTGGCGGACCAGGTGGTGATGGAGGTGCCGTTCGCGCCGGGCGGGCCGCGGAAGTGGGTCGGCCGGGACGAATGGCTGGCCTTCGCGGTGCCGGCGCGGGCGGGGTTCCCGATGCGATTCGACCGGTTCACGAAGCTGGCGGTGCATGAGACGGCAGATCCCGAGGTGGCCGTGGTCGAGTACGAGTTGGCGGGGGAGATCGTCACCACCGGGGAGCGTGGGTCCGCTCGGTTCATCGGCGTACTGCGGGTGCGGGACGGGCGGATCGCGGGGTGGCGCGAGTACCAGGACACGTACGCGATCCAGCACGCGCTAGGTTGA